One genomic segment of Microbacterium maritypicum includes these proteins:
- a CDS encoding response regulator transcription factor: MTSTSTPALVAVIIEDDPDVRSLLDEVFLAAGFETILTGSGVEGLAAVEQHHPVITTLDINLPGIDGFEVARRIRRVSDTFIMMLSALSEESDVVLGLTSGADEYLVKPFRPRELRARIEALLRRPRLPAPGVADARVPSPRLPDNGRSDPGAEQAPDGATVLTWRGRVHRDLSLDLDTRLVLIGQRRIELTPTEFDLLAMLLEAGKRVCSKADLARGLRAAPPGSNDYVSEPDKRAIETHIANLRRKLGDSTTQPRYIETVRGVGYRLTSDEGS; encoded by the coding sequence ATGACCTCGACGTCGACGCCCGCACTCGTCGCCGTGATCATCGAAGACGATCCCGACGTGCGATCACTCCTGGACGAGGTGTTCCTCGCGGCCGGCTTCGAGACGATCCTCACGGGCTCCGGCGTCGAGGGGCTCGCTGCCGTCGAACAGCACCATCCGGTGATCACGACCCTCGACATCAACCTTCCCGGCATCGACGGCTTCGAGGTCGCCCGACGGATCCGGCGGGTCAGCGACACCTTCATCATGATGCTCTCCGCACTCTCCGAAGAGTCCGACGTGGTCCTCGGGCTCACCTCGGGAGCGGACGAGTACCTGGTCAAACCCTTCCGCCCGCGCGAGCTCCGCGCCCGTATCGAGGCCCTTCTGCGGCGTCCGCGGCTTCCAGCCCCCGGTGTCGCCGACGCCCGCGTGCCCAGCCCTCGACTGCCGGACAACGGCCGGTCCGATCCCGGCGCCGAGCAGGCGCCGGACGGAGCGACGGTCCTGACATGGCGTGGCAGGGTGCACCGCGATCTCAGCCTCGACCTCGACACGCGACTGGTCTTGATCGGGCAGCGACGGATAGAGCTCACACCGACCGAGTTCGACCTGCTCGCGATGCTGCTGGAGGCCGGGAAGCGGGTGTGCAGCAAAGCCGATCTCGCCCGAGGACTGCGCGCCGCGCCACCGGGCTCGAACGACTACGTGAGCGAGCCGGACAAGAGGGCGATCGAGACGCATATCGCGAACCTGCGACGAAAGCTCGGCGACAGCACGACGCAGCCGCGCTACATCGAGACCGTGCGTGGTGTCGGCTACCGGCTCACGTCGGACGAGGGCTCGTGA